A window of Nicotiana sylvestris chromosome 8, ASM39365v2, whole genome shotgun sequence genomic DNA:
gcaaaagatATATTCTATACTTCCCATGTGTCGTGTACCGATTTGTTATATTTGCCACAACATCGCATGTAAGAGTCACACATTTTATTTTGCTGAGCGATTGTTAGTTTTGTGTCTAATAGACACATTTCATTTGAGTTTAGGTGTTCAACTGGTAAATCCcttagttttaaaataaaataaaagggcaaGTTTAAAGGGCCGCCTGTGTATTCAGCATTTAACCTTTGAGTTGAGAACATTACCCGCATTAATGGTAAACGATAAACTACAATTTTTTTGCCCCAAGAGTTCAAATATCGGCTGTCTAATTATTAGACGGGAGTTAACCTAACACCAATAAAATGAGGGGAAAACAAAGAAGTTATCGTCCACATGGAACTTAATTACAACTTGATAATGCAGTTGTAATAAAAAAGGAGGGCCTCAAAGTAACTTTCATTTGTATTGTTTAGTTGACTAAAATCCATATACAGTACAAGAAATAGATAAGGCATAAGCTCGCTCGCAGTTTtagattatttaatttaattataattaAAGATGATAAATTTCTCGTTTTATCTCATTCAGCAAAAGCCAATGGTTTGAATCCATGCTTGAGGCTGGCTTCCCAAATCTTGTCAATGTCAATCATCTTGTCTCCACACTCATGTACATCCCATCCTTCTAAGGCATGCACAATTCCAGCCACTCTTGGCGCACTCATTGCTCTTCTTGGTAGCCAATTCTGCCAGTTCCCATACATCAAAATGTCATATATATTTAAATAATAGAGAAAGCAAGCCTGTAAAGCTTTTGAGGGTGATATAGAAGAgagatttaagttatatacattgACATTATGAATTTTACTTAATAAATATCAATTCATTTTAATATATTATCGTAAGTAACCTCGCTTATTTCAAAATTTTATAGTATTAGTACATTTAAATATGTTATAATAAGTAACATGCCTTATATTTTAGAGACATCAACTTTATATATTGAGTAAAACAATGCTTACATCATTAGATTAACTACAGGTAATCTGTCTATAATAATTGTAACTAATTACGTGAAAGCTAAGTTGGTTATCTGCTACAACAAGTAAAAGTACATCGATTAATTTTTTAAACTTAAATTCATATATAAAATGTAAATAGAAAGAACACAAAAATTAATCTTCACAAACCTCACAAGCATGCAAATTTTGTAGAGAAGAGGGAGCTAGCATTGCAGGAGGGTGGTGATAGAAACAGTCGTGGCGAGCTTTTTTAGGAGGCAGCTGCGAGAATGGGAAGAAAAGTGTCCCTTTTGCTGCCTTCATTTGTTCTTCCACTGTTAATCCATCTCCAACTACCCATATCTATTAACAACAAGTTAACAACCCTTAATGTGTAAATCGGAAAATATTAAAGTAAAATATTCGTGCTAGTCGTTTTACTCCCACGCCAAAATTAATTAGTTTTCATACTtataaagaagaaggagaagaaaaggaaacaagaattttgaaaagagatataTGCAGAGGGAAATTTTACCTTCTGATCAAATGTCTTTGACAGCACGAAATTAACCTGACAGCTAGTAGCAAGTTTAAGTTTCTCGTAGTCACTTTTGTACATAGCAGCCACCTAATATTAAGAATAATAAGAtcgattaaaaaaagaaaaaagccgAAGAACATTACAATTTAAAAACTCAACTAAAATGTCAGCCTATCATCTCTCCACTATTTAAATATGGTGCGTGTATGACGGATTATAGTTGGTGATTCATCAGTATTATATAGATAAACTTTGGCCGCACTAATGTAATCAGGATTTCAGTTCCTAACCAAGCAAGAATTAGGTTATCCAATTCATGAATGAGGTAATATCAAATAAATTCGTCAAGCAAGAATTGATTAACATTTTATAGATCATAGAACACATAAAGTTTTCACCACATGGCATGACCAGTTGAACGAGAGCCTAAGTGAGTTGGCACAGCCAGTTTGAAGAATGACTATACATGAGAAAATTAGGTAATCATTAATATGAAAATTCTTCTACCAAGAATAATTTAGCCAATTCATGACCGTTTAAGTGAGACGGACCAGCCAATTAAAAACTAATTATTACAAATGAAAACTATATATCCATTTGAGGAGAATTACAAAGGATAGGCAAACCAGATTTAACAATGTTGGCCTTCGTCAAAATTTGATTGATGATTGCATGTTCCTATTTATTAAATGAAGCAGGCAACCAACCATTGAAGTATATGTTTAGAGAAGCAAATGGAGGGGCAAACCAGTTAACTAAAAATGGATGTAATTAGATGTTTTTAGGAGCCTAATACATTATCTTGCTCCACCTATTTTTGTTGTCTCTATTTTGGTATTGGGAAAATCAAGTTAAtatattgaattaattatatgatgatatgtcatgacacgtggatcaGTAAAAGGATGACAGTTGGCGAAGAATAGATGAAGAGGCACGAGCTTTAACAGACACGGGCAAAGATCCAAGAAAACCAGAAGGAATGGGTGCTCGAACCTCTTGATAATTTGAAGAAGCATTGGAAGAATGAACATATATAGCAAAAGAGTATAGATACGTATTATCGGTAGTTAATGAGCATTAATTACAGGAAACGTTATAGAATCTGTACTGAACAGTTACGATTGTCAATTATAATGTTATATTAAATGTCATTAAttgtccataataactccattaTGGAAGGAAAGAAACGcattacttagaaatagctataaaaggcgAGGAATGAACAATTGCAaagacacgaaatactattggaatacactgatttactttgctttttATCCGGCTATTGTTTACATCAATTATTTCTTATTTCTGTTTGaatatcagtaacccgagttttCTAATAACAAGCTTTGATCGAAATTCCTCTTTTTTGGTTAAATAATTTTTAGAATGGACAAGCTAGAAACTATGTGTAGAATTGTCCCAATTTGTAATAACTCTTAATATATGTTTCTTAATAAATATCTCTATTACcaataaaaaaaaagatattttctTTTTGAGTTTTCTTTTATACATTGATAGAATAAAAAATCACTTAAATTAAACCATAACTTCAGCTATCATTCGTAAGAAGTTGGATTTATTAGCTTAAAGTAAGGCAATTTACCTACTAACAATAATGAATAATTTAAAATACATTAATAGTCTATAAATTCTTTATATATGCTAACAATGTATATAAGGTAAACTTATTTTTCCTTGATATAATATTAAGATTTTAATGAAGGAAGCAAAGAGCAAATAGTGAAAAGGGTAAGCATACTTGGATGCCCCTTTGACATAGAGAAGAAGCAATAGAAATGGCAACTTTAGTGAGGTTTCCTCTGAGAAGCACTTTTGTTGTTCCTGTAGGGATGCTGTTTAGCACAACAGCAACTGCCAAGCTACTTCCATCCACCACCTTGATCTTGATTTTGGGGTGCCTCTCTATGTAAATTTCTCCATTTCTGTTAAGTTCCTCGCCCTGTAAATTAAGATCATGCTtattaagcaaaaaaaaaataaaaaaaaataggatAATAAATTCAATCAGAGTTTAACTTCTATGCACTAAATGAGTTTTTGCACTATCATGTcacttaaaaaataataacaagtaACCATTTAAAGGAGAAGCACTCTTGGAAAATAAGGTAGGGTACCTGCTATAATAATAAATTAAAGTACTCAAATAATATAAGAACTCTTTACCTTGTCTGCGTATATAAGTTAAATTCATTCAAGAAATCAACTCGTCAAGCAAATATACCTCTTAAAAGAGAAAAAACTAGGTGAACTTTGACCTGCCTGGTTTAGAAGGCCAAGACTTAAGACCTTGGTCCCTTTTTCTTCTGCTTGTAATATAGCATCCTCTATCAAGCTGTTAATAGCTTGTGATTGCCAATTCAACAAGTACTGCCATTAAAAAAATTAGCACTATCttagaagaaataaaaataaaacaaactacAATCTGAAATTGAAAATTATTCCAATGTGTATTATAACCTGTAAATTGTATCTTGGTATGGACCAAGATTGAAATTTAAACTTTTCCAAGTTATTTCTCTCCAAAATGAAAGTGCGTCCATAGATACAGTTGGTGATCATAGTCCACAAAGTGACTGGCCACATGAACCAAATGTACCATTTTTTGTTTTGAGGCATTGAGGCCAATGAGGAAAATCCTAGCCTGAGATGGTAAATGGATTCTGGGGTTGTCAAATGTGTCAAATGCACCACATCTGTTGAATCTTCTTGCCTTTTTAGTGATTTTTCATATAGTGAATCAGTAGACTTGTCCAGGGTCCCATAGATGTAGTCATAGAATGGCATAAAGAGCGAATAATTTGTTCGGAATTGAGTATGGTGCAGGGAGTGAAACCTGATGAATCGATGTTAATGTAATTGTCAATCATAAGATGGACTAGCTAATGTACTAGCTAGCAAACTATGTTGCTCTGATCCTCACTAATGTTGGATCTTTTAAAAATGTATTATAATGGATGATGCAATAATATGTTTGAGGATCGACAAAGCGACATAGTTAGCAAAAAAGTCCAATCAAAACGAGTTTTCATAGAGACCTTAGTTTTGCCATGCCGCAAGCTCACAAGAATGTTCATGTGGCACTAGACTTGACCATACACTCAAAGGCGAATTCGAAATTTATACTCAaaagtttatgtatttttagaactatAAGTTTAGAATATAATATTTGAtgaaattttaataaattttctcACACACACCATATATATATTTCGTAATTTTTTACTGAATTCAATATATTGCATCAATAGCATATAAGCTTTGTCCGCCTCTGGTTGTGCTGGCGATATGCCaaaatttatggaaactgtggaATAATATTCGGGTTGAATGAAAAACGACTTACGAGGGCGTATACATCAAGTATTTGAGAGGGGGAAAGATGGAGAAAATCCACTTGGGAATGAACTCAAAGTTGCAGTGCCCCATGTTATTCATGAGATCAATATAAGTAATGTAGCCAAAGAGAGAAGCCAGAGAAGCAGTCCCCGTGAACACTGTTGATAATGTTGGAATACCAAATAGCAAGAAATATGATATATGCTCAGCAAATGGATGAATCACAGCTGAAAACAtcaaacaagaaaaaagaaacaaattaacatgaaataaaaacCCCATTTCAAGAATTTATGCCAGATGTAGTAGGACATATAGGGCGAAAATATTTTTCAGAGAATAAGTCATTTTCTTACATGTGATGGGCTCAGTTACAATAGAAGAGTGATGATGAGAATGATAACGAGAGTAGAGATAATGATGGTGCAAAGCTCTGTGGAGCCAATAATAGAGAAATTCAACAGGTCCCGCATGAAGGAAAATTGACATGATTACGCCCTCTGATTTCCACAATGGCAAGTTTGTAGCTGCTGAAGTCATCGTATTAAACACATAAAGCAAAATCCCGTTCAATATAATCTGATCGTCCCTGCCAGAACATCACTTTTCCATGTTAGTTTATACAAATCATTCAATTAAATCCCTAAATATAACATCCATTCCGTATGAGATTAAGTAATTTTTCCTAATCCAAATACAACTTGTAATCTTAAGGGTGTGCTGTGGAAAGTATTTTTTGGAAAATGTTCtctgttttggtcgcaacaaaaTATCACCAAAAGGGGAAAATAGCTTCCGTCGGAAGTCATTTTCCTTCAGAATAATTTAAACTCTTAACTCCATATCAGTGCTTTAACTAACATTTGCATATTATTACCATTCTTTAATATTTACAAGTTTCGCCAAACACTATCCAGGTTACTCATACTATTTTTAATCGCTAATAATTAAAGAAAATCGTTATAAAAGTATTTCAGTAAGAATTTTAGATATAGAAATGATTTTAGTGGACTAAAAAAAGTGTCACATATATAAAATGGAACAAAGAAAAACGACCAATTGCTTTCTCTGTCGACTTGATCAAACTCAATGCCTTTGTCAACAATGCGGTTGTTGCCTTTGGCTGTTCGATAACGAGAGAAGCTAATCCACAGCTGGTTGTGAACCATCCTTGAGAGTAGAAAAGGAACTATGAGCAAATTGGTGGAGTCTCTCTCCTCTTGCTCTTTCGTTGCTAAACAATAAAAGCTATGAGCTATCCATGGAGCCAAAATCACGTACTTCAATTAATCATTCCCCATCACAAACAAAGAAGAAATTATACATGTTAATATTCAAATAAATTAATGACAATATATATGATATTGTAATAATAAAAAGTCTATATATTGACATTGTAGATGAATTTGTACCCTATCAACTCATCTAAAACAGATAACTACAGgtaacaatttctaaaaagtgAAATTAATAACTTAAAAACAAGATAAACTACCTGTCacaatatatattaaaatacaatAAATTAATAGCATGACAGTTTTTATACTACTAATGCATATAAAATGAATCCATTGTCTAATCACCCTTTGAGCCCACAGTGGAGCCAAATCAACAGATTTGGAAAACCTTAAAGAAGTAATGGAAAATTAGCAAGATATGTTGGTGTTGTAATGCCTCGCGCTGGATACTTTTATTGATGTGCGGCACTTTGGAAAAACCGTGCAAATTTGACCGAaactaatactccctccgtttcaatttatgtgaaccaaaTTTTTTTTAGtctgtgccaaaaagaatgactcatttccttatttggaaataatttgaCTTTATGCAACGATTTATAGCCGCACAAAATATATGTGtgtcattttacaccacaagttcaaaagtcttctttccTTTCTTAAATTTCGTAATCAATCAAATGtgttcatataaattgaaacggtGGATGTAATATTACAGTATATTTGGATCAGTTTAGCCCAATAAAGTACAATAGCAGGACAAGTGAAAGAAATTGATGAATGATTGGTACCTTAAAGCTTCCGAGGTGCTTCCAAGGCCAATCAGTGAGAAATCCAGGAGTAGTAGCCATATTTTCTCTGGCTTGCAACTCCTTGTGACTGAAATGGTTAGCTTAATGCAAAATGGGCGAATATATAGACGTGATAAAACTATTTGGTACACCAGGTCTAGGTGTCAGCTTTTCCACAAACTTTGACTaattgaagaaaaggaaaggaaatctTTCTTCTCTCAATTTTACCAGTCTTGTGAAACTTCTTAATTCTTACCAAattttttgatatatatataataaCACCTTATGTGCATATTGAAATATACCTAAAATTGCTAATGTTTTATGATACCATGATTGAATTGTGTGATCAACACTTCTAAAAGTTTAAGCCGGCcgatataatatatttttatttagttAATTATATTTTCAATAGTAATTAATGCAATCAATTACACATCACATGCGGATATTGTTACATTTCAAACAATTACTCCACGTTTACATTAAAACTGTACTGCGACCATTTCTAGATTTGGTTAATGATGCACGTACTAGTTTTATGCCCAAAATTGGGAAGCTTACCAAAATGCAAGAATACAAGCGCTTATCTTATGGTTGATCAACTATAAATTTTCTCATCAAAACCAAGTGAATTTTATATATGCATCAAACTCCGAAGATATAATACCCCGGTTGCTTAAATCATAAAATAATCCCTTGTTACTAATTATAGGTTACCAACATTACCGCAGAGATATTTAAGCCTTCATTTTATGTGTTAGAGAGACAGAGAGAGATTATTAGTGAGTATTGGTATACTAACCCTGGCCAAATATTAGGGATCATTGTTTTTTCAatgaaatatactaaaaaattcctaggttttaggatttttttttaaataactttTCTACCAAACTATTTAAGACATACTATGTTCATCCACCTAACCAAGAATGCATGCACGAGTTTACATCAATTTCCAACAGTGATGAACATACTCAAACTATTCACAAAAATAATTAAAGGAAATAACTTAAAATTCTAATAAGTTGATTATCTCACAATCAACAGCTTTGAATAGTTTCTAGCTAATTAAGCTCACacgaaaaaaaattaaaaactggCTTTCTTGAaatgatatatttatttttttggtgaaagaaattttttttattgATCACCAGTGTCAAATACAACGCTAATAACCATTTATCCCTCCCTAATATAGTGTATCATCCAaattgtaacgacccaactggtcgttttgagcatctATACATCGCTCGTTAGTTTGAGGCCTCAAAATGGAGTTTCGTCAGTtccattagctctgttgggtgattttggacttaggagcgtgtctggATTGtagtttggaggtccgtagtcgaATTAgccttgaaatggcgaaagttgaatttttgaaaagtttgatcgggagtggactttttgatatcggggtcggattttgattccgaaagttgaagtaggtctgtaatggcaaatgtgacttgtgtgcaaaattggatgtgatttgataggtttcgtcatcgGTTGTAGAAGTTAAAGTTTCAAAGTCCATTGATTTTgacttgaggtgtgattcatcgtttttATGCTTgatttgaagtcttgagtaggTTCGTTTCATCATatagaacttgtctgcaaaatttgatgcCATTTGGAGTTGATATGATATGGTTCAGACGCTTGGTtgcgattctagaagttcttgaagttcattTTGGTCTTCATGCATTTTGGCGTCTGATTCGTGGTTTTTGAGGTTATTCTGATTATTTGATCACGCGAGCGAGTTCGTGTTGTGTTTCTGGACCTGGGTACAtggttggtttggagcctcgggggctcgggtgagtttcggattggTTCCAgattaatttttcatgattttgagTGTTGGTACTGGTGTCATTGCATTTGCGATGtatttgtcgcaaatgcgactatcgcaattgcgaagcagcTCACATTTGCGAAGTTGAGCTATTGGGAAGGGACTCGGATTTTCGAAGAACTTACCACTTTTGCGAAACTTGTTGAGTTCGTATTTGCGGACtcagtatcgcatttgcgataaaggcCTAGGCTGGACTAGTTCGCTTTTGCGACCAAGTGGTCGCTTTTGCGAAGTGCCAGTGCTCACATTTGCGACCTTTAAGCTTCACTTTTGCGATGagttgttcgcatttgtgaaccccaagtcgcaaatgcgacatcagcAGCCTACATATAGCTGAGAATTCCAAGACttagcttcattttgttatattttgaagcCTAGCTTCGATGGGAGGCGATTTTGTGAAGGGATTATTATACCAAATTATTGGGTAAGTGCCTCTAATCAATTCacaactatatttcatgatttttttATAagttttaacatcaaattcatgaaaaTCTAGGGAAATATTtgggaattttgtcaaagttttgaaaaaataaaaattgggaTTTGAAAGTCGAATAGGACTCGAATTTGAAAACTAATCACGCATTTAGACTCGTGAGGCTTGAGTAGTCAAGACTTACCcttggacccgggttttgaccgggcgggttcgaggtttgacttttgttgtttttttagaaattgtataaaaattacagcactattaattgaaattattttttcTTACATTGTGTGATGTATTTAAGTcgtctttggctagattgagccgagctgAAGTGAATTTATAAAGAAAAATCTAAATTGAATATTGAGTTAgccgaatcgaggtaagtgtcttgcctaactttgttgggGGAATTTTTCCTACTATTTgacattgtttgctacatgcgggggtgatacatCTATGAGTTGACGAGTATATATGCATATGCCATGGTTAACCATGCTCGGGGGTAAATTATGTTATAAATTATGTCTTTGTAGAATCACGTGGCCTTCTTACTTCATGCTTTACTTGACTCCTATATACTAAGAACATAGTTTTAAATGTTAGAAATCAAGACTAAGCTTATTATAACTTGATCAAATTTGATGGAATTTTGAGAATATATGGATGTGTCTTATTCGGTCATCACTACGCGTAATCATTAAAACATTGCTACGGCTGATATTCTTGATATACTAGATTCTATACTCGTGTTGTAGATCATTCGTGAGATTTGTTGAAAATACTTGAATAATAAGGTTCTTGCGGATTTAGTGAATTGTTGTTGGCTTGAAAAGTTGTGATTGGGATTTATTTGGAATATTTGTTTGAACACTCTCCTTGACGTTATTTATGCTTCCTACCTTGTTTGTCATTGATatacatatgcttggtaaggaagagtgtaaagcacgaagggtgatgtcgtgccattgtatatatattatcatgtgagggagagtgtaaagcacgaagggtgatgatgtgccatattatttgagagtaaaagcacgaagggtgataccgcgccatattattgagagcaaaagcacgaagggtgatgtcgtgccatgttatgtgAGTGTAATGCAAGAAGGGTGATGCCTGCTATATCAATTGAGAGTAAAAGCCCGAAGTGTTATgttgtgccatgttatgagagtgtaaagcacgatgggtgatgcCGTGTCATTTCATTCCTATTGTTATGCTTTTATATTAGCGTGAGTTCATAGCACGATGGGTGTTTCTGTGTAGGcgaggatgagggacatgcattatgttgTGATATATGTTTCTCGTGTATACGATCATGCCTTTACCTTGATCTATTATTGTTGTAAATATAGAGCTGATGTGACTTCTTGTTATTGTTTTGTCTTTGATCTCTATCTCAATTATTGTTGTGTTGCTCATACCTTCTACTTGCTTAACTTGCAAATATCATGCCTATTTTCTGCTATCATAATTACGTCTTTGTCGTATCTATTTTATTGCACTTTAGTATAGGCCTTCTACCATGTTAGTCATTCATGCTTCTTACTTGTTAACCTATAAAGATCATGTGTTCCCCTCTTTTTCGCTATATCTATATTTATGTCTCCACCGTACTAGTTAGCTGAAGTTATATTCCTTTCCCTAATTGTTGTCATTACTTATATGCCTTCCGCCCAGTCTGATATTGTTGCCCTTATATATATCCTCGTTCATTTTGTTGCTTGTGTGCTTTCTACTTTGTCATTACTGTTATCGGCATTTCTGCTATCCGGTTGGTACTGTTTTACATATGTTGGTGAGATTgagataaatgcacgaagggtatTACAGTGCAATTGACTTGATATCAGAGTATATTCCTCACACTATGAAAGTTATGGGGTGACTATTGTGGTTTATTGGTTTTCGTTCTAAAGAAAATAT
This region includes:
- the LOC104244089 gene encoding very-long-chain aldehyde decarbonylase CER1-like; translation: MATTPGFLTDWPWKHLGSFKYVILAPWIAHSFYCLATKEQEERDSTNLLIVPFLLSRMVHNQLWISFSRYRTAKGNNRIVDKGIEFDQVDRESNWDDQIILNGILLYVFNTMTSAATNLPLWKSEGVIMSIFLHAGPVEFLYYWLHRALHHHYLYSRYHSHHHSSIVTEPITSVIHPFAEHISYFLLFGIPTLSTVFTGTASLASLFGYITYIDLMNNMGHCNFEFIPKWIFSIFPPLKYLMYTPSFHSLHHTQFRTNYSLFMPFYDYIYGTLDKSTDSLYEKSLKRQEDSTDVVHLTHLTTPESIYHLRLGFSSLASMPQNKKWYIWFMWPVTLWTMITNCIYGRTFILERNNLEKFKFQSWSIPRYNLQYLLNWQSQAINSLIEDAILQAEEKGTKVLSLGLLNQGEELNRNGEIYIERHPKIKIKVVDGSSLAVAVVLNSIPTGTTKVLLRGNLTKVAISIASSLCQRGIQVAAMYKSDYEKLKLATSCQVNFVLSKTFDQKIWVVGDGLTVEEQMKAAKGTLFFPFSQLPPKKARHDCFYHHPPAMLAPSSLQNLHACENWLPRRAMSAPRVAGIVHALEGWDVHECGDKMIDIDKIWEASLKHGFKPLAFAE